In Candidatus Sodalis pierantonius str. SOPE, one DNA window encodes the following:
- the pitA gene encoding inorganic phosphate transporter PitA: protein MLHLFTGLEFHTSLMLVLALIFVLVYEAINGFHDTANAVATVIYTRALRSQLAVAMSGVFNFLGVLMGGLSVAYAIVHFLPTDLLLNVSSAHGLAMMFSMLLAAILWNLGTWYFGLPASSSHTLIGAIIGIGLTNALVSDSSVVQALNIPKLIEIFLSLIISPLVGLVLAGAMVFVLRRYWSSTKKRRRIHLTPAEREKKDGKRKPPFWTRIALIFSAAGVSFSHGANDGQKGIGLIMLVLIGVAPAGFVVNVNASGYDISRTRDAVNHLQQYYTQHPSAFTHVVGPAVPPAASGAPMANGQMLDPSIAPQTQEFHCDLSRALFAINRASLLLGNLDSYETLNADQRFHVRRLLMCIADTTDKVAKLPETSAADKRFLSNLRQDLLYTVEYAPIWIIIAVALALSLGTMVGWRRVATTIGEKIGKKGMTYAQGLSAQMTAAVSIGVASYTGMPVSTTHVLSSAVTGTMVVDGGGVQGKTVKNILLAWVLTLPVAIILAGSLYWLALKLI, encoded by the coding sequence ATGCTACATCTATTCACCGGCCTGGAATTCCATACCAGTCTAATGTTGGTGCTCGCATTAATCTTTGTTCTGGTTTATGAGGCCATCAATGGCTTTCATGATACGGCCAATGCCGTAGCCACCGTTATCTACACCCGCGCGCTGCGCTCTCAGCTGGCGGTCGCCATGTCCGGGGTGTTTAATTTCCTCGGGGTCCTGATGGGCGGGTTGAGTGTGGCCTATGCTATCGTTCATTTCTTGCCGACCGATCTCTTGCTTAACGTCAGTTCTGCCCACGGTCTGGCAATGATGTTCTCCATGCTACTGGCGGCTATTTTGTGGAATCTCGGCACCTGGTATTTCGGCCTGCCGGCCTCCAGCTCGCACACCCTTATCGGCGCAATTATTGGCATCGGTCTGACCAACGCTCTGGTGAGCGATAGCTCGGTGGTGCAGGCGCTGAATATCCCCAAACTGATTGAGATCTTCCTTTCGCTCATTATCTCTCCACTGGTGGGGTTGGTGCTGGCGGGCGCGATGGTTTTCGTTCTGCGCCGCTACTGGAGCAGCACCAAAAAACGCCGCCGGATCCATCTGACCCCGGCGGAGCGGGAGAAAAAGGACGGTAAGCGTAAGCCGCCGTTCTGGACCCGTATCGCCTTGATCTTCTCCGCCGCCGGGGTGAGTTTTTCCCACGGCGCCAATGACGGCCAGAAAGGCATCGGGCTTATCATGCTGGTGCTGATAGGGGTTGCGCCGGCGGGTTTTGTGGTCAATGTGAACGCCAGCGGCTACGACATCAGCCGCACCCGCGATGCGGTTAATCATTTGCAGCAGTATTATACGCAGCACCCCAGCGCGTTCACCCACGTCGTCGGCCCCGCCGTTCCCCCCGCTGCCAGCGGCGCGCCAATGGCGAATGGTCAAATGCTGGATCCAAGCATCGCCCCCCAAACGCAGGAATTTCATTGCGACCTGTCGCGGGCGTTGTTCGCCATTAATCGCGCCTCGCTACTGCTGGGCAATCTGGACAGCTACGAAACGCTCAATGCGGATCAGCGCTTCCACGTACGGCGCCTGCTGATGTGCATCGCCGATACCACCGATAAAGTGGCGAAGCTGCCGGAAACTTCCGCCGCGGATAAACGTTTCCTGTCAAACCTGCGTCAGGATCTGCTGTATACCGTGGAATACGCGCCGATATGGATCATTATCGCCGTGGCGCTGGCGTTATCGTTGGGCACCATGGTTGGCTGGCGCCGGGTCGCTACGACCATTGGCGAGAAAATTGGTAAAAAAGGCATGACCTATGCCCAGGGGCTATCGGCGCAAATGACCGCGGCGGTGTCCATCGGCGTCGCCAGCTATACCGGCATGCCGGTGTCGACCACCCACGTGCTGTCGTCCGCGGTGACCGGCACCATGGTGGTGGATGGCGGCGGCGTGCAGGGCAAGACCGTGAAAAACATCCTATTGGCCTGGGTGCTGACGCTACCGGTGGCGATCATTCTGGCCGGCAGCCTCTACTGGCTGGCGTTAAAGCTGATTTAA
- the uspB gene encoding universal stress protein UspB, with product MMNTVALFWALCVVCIINMTRYYSSLRALLVVLRGCDPLLYQYVDGSGFFTAHGQPSKQLRLVRYIFAQHYLDHHDPEFIRRCERVRGQFMLTSALCGPIVVSLIALAIWH from the coding sequence ATAATGAACACTGTTGCGCTGTTCTGGGCTTTATGTGTCGTATGCATTATTAATATGACTCGATATTATTCTTCGTTGCGTGCGTTGCTGGTAGTGCTGCGCGGCTGCGATCCGCTGCTGTATCAGTATGTCGACGGCAGTGGTTTTTTTACCGCTCATGGACAGCCCAGCAAGCAGTTGCGTCTGGTGCGCTACATTTTCGCCCAGCACTATCTGGATCACCACGACCCGGAATTCATTCGCCGCTGTGAGCGCGTGCGGGGGCAGTTTATGTTGACCAGCGCATTGTGCGGTCCCATTGTGGTCAGCCTCATCGCCCTGGCAATCTGGCACTGA
- the uspA gene encoding universal stress protein UspA: MAYKHILIAVDLSPESNVLVEKAVSMARPYNAKVSLIHVDVNCSDLYTGLTDVNLGDMQKRISEETQHAMTQLSQNAGYPITETLSGSGDLGQVLVDAINKYDVDLVLCGHHQDFWSKLMSSARQLINTVHVDLLIVPLSDDGDDEEDMDDIA; the protein is encoded by the coding sequence ATGGCTTACAAACACATCCTAATAGCCGTCGACCTTTCACCGGAAAGTAACGTGCTGGTCGAAAAAGCCGTATCGATGGCTAGACCATATAATGCTAAAGTTTCCCTGATTCACGTTGACGTCAACTGCTCCGACCTGTACACCGGTCTTACCGATGTCAATCTCGGCGATATGCAAAAGCGCATCTCCGAAGAAACGCAGCACGCCATGACCCAGCTGTCGCAAAACGCCGGCTATCCGATTACCGAAACACTGAGCGGCAGCGGCGATTTGGGGCAGGTGCTGGTGGACGCCATCAATAAATACGACGTGGACCTGGTCCTGTGCGGACATCACCAGGATTTCTGGAGTAAATTGATGTCCTCGGCGCGCCAGCTTATTAACACGGTCCATGTGGACCTGTTAATCGTGCCGCTCAGCGATGACGGCGACGATGAAGAAGATATGGATGATATCGCCTGA